In Armatimonadota bacterium, one genomic interval encodes:
- a CDS encoding N-acetylmuramoyl-L-alanine amidase, whose product MKSARIATPVFASLALLLLLLIPSAVCAGPVVYLDANGNLTAIDNPAAVDALSALKALAGGPQRGPTALGLTSAVPRGTTVLDFVIEGSAVVVNFSHRLTAQGLDEARAQAIFEQVKNTLWYYGVEGDLSVLANGIPFADYLPETAEVAPGAEALAPYANAIASLGGRSVFLSPGHGLFWNGSGWYTARPVYCSPLNQEDYHNLEMMRYLQAHLAADAATVKLARCTNLGQGASPYNGGEAWWHMGASYWLKNLGYPCSVYASSTGDCNLGSGGTETNDDIRARPLASDYDNTNIYISLHTNGLSGDCYGSTCPTGTITYYDCGTEHSSWCTVSQNLANSVHDSLISAIRTYYDGSWTDRGKANSNGAYGEIRIPDRAAILIELGFHDTCEKDAVYLRDNWFRSVSMWGIYNGICSYFGTAPTWGFYSSEVVSNTIPSTMAPGETKSVSVTMRNRGVLWNSARGYKLGAVGDSDPFTGTTRQLLSSEVEPSGTVTFTFNLTAPTTPGTYTTDWRMVREGVTWFGATCSKTITVSSPVVEVILDNAQAGFTASANWSTGTSSTDKYGADYRFRSTQAISDAATWAVTLPAAGSYQVYAWWPQGTNRSLTAPYIVYYSGGSQTINVNQQINGGKWNLLTTQSMAAGSNQVKLSCWTTLGKVVMADAVRWYKP is encoded by the coding sequence GTGAAAAGCGCGCGTATCGCAACCCCCGTCTTCGCGTCGCTTGCGCTGCTCCTGTTGCTGCTGATCCCCTCGGCAGTATGCGCAGGCCCCGTCGTCTATCTGGACGCAAACGGGAACTTGACGGCGATTGACAACCCCGCCGCCGTGGACGCCCTGTCCGCGCTCAAAGCTCTTGCGGGAGGCCCCCAACGAGGCCCGACCGCACTCGGACTCACTTCCGCCGTGCCGAGAGGTACTACCGTCCTGGACTTCGTGATCGAAGGCAGCGCGGTTGTAGTCAACTTCTCCCATCGGCTGACTGCGCAGGGTCTCGACGAGGCCCGGGCTCAGGCCATCTTCGAGCAGGTGAAGAACACCCTCTGGTACTACGGAGTCGAGGGTGATCTCTCCGTTCTGGCAAACGGCATCCCGTTCGCCGACTACCTTCCCGAGACCGCCGAAGTCGCTCCCGGCGCGGAGGCCCTGGCCCCGTACGCCAACGCGATCGCGAGTCTCGGAGGCAGGAGCGTGTTCCTGTCGCCGGGCCACGGCCTCTTCTGGAACGGCAGCGGATGGTACACCGCGAGGCCGGTGTACTGCTCCCCGCTCAATCAGGAGGATTATCACAACCTCGAGATGATGCGCTACCTGCAGGCTCATCTCGCCGCCGACGCCGCAACCGTGAAGCTGGCCCGATGCACGAACCTCGGCCAGGGCGCCTCTCCCTACAACGGCGGCGAGGCATGGTGGCACATGGGCGCGTCCTACTGGCTCAAGAACCTTGGATATCCGTGCTCGGTCTATGCCAGCTCGACCGGCGACTGCAACCTGGGCAGCGGAGGCACCGAGACGAACGACGACATCCGCGCCAGGCCGCTTGCGTCGGACTACGACAACACTAACATCTACATCTCTCTGCACACGAACGGCCTGTCCGGCGACTGCTACGGCTCGACGTGCCCGACCGGCACGATCACTTATTACGACTGCGGCACGGAGCACTCTTCCTGGTGCACCGTCAGCCAGAACCTCGCCAACTCGGTCCACGACTCGCTGATAAGCGCGATCCGCACGTACTACGACGGTAGCTGGACCGACAGAGGCAAGGCGAACTCGAACGGCGCATACGGCGAAATCCGCATCCCGGACCGGGCCGCCATCCTGATCGAGCTCGGCTTCCACGACACCTGCGAGAAGGATGCGGTGTACCTCAGGGACAACTGGTTCCGAAGCGTATCCATGTGGGGCATATACAACGGCATCTGCTCCTACTTCGGCACCGCTCCGACCTGGGGCTTCTACTCGTCGGAGGTCGTCAGCAACACCATCCCGAGTACGATGGCTCCCGGCGAGACCAAGTCGGTCAGCGTCACGATGAGGAACCGGGGAGTGCTCTGGAACTCCGCCCGCGGGTACAAGCTCGGTGCCGTCGGTGACAGCGATCCGTTCACCGGCACCACCAGGCAGCTGCTCTCGAGCGAGGTCGAGCCGAGCGGCACCGTGACCTTCACGTTCAACCTGACCGCTCCGACGACTCCCGGCACGTACACCACCGACTGGCGGATGGTGCGCGAGGGAGTCACCTGGTTCGGCGCCACCTGCTCGAAGACAATAACCGTTTCGTCGCCGGTGGTAGAGGTCATCCTGGACAACGCCCAGGCCGGTTTCACCGCGTCGGCGAACTGGTCCACCGGCACCTCGTCAACGGACAAGTACGGCGCCGACTACCGGTTCCGCTCGACCCAGGCGATCAGCGATGCTGCGACCTGGGCCGTCACCCTGCCGGCCGCGGGAAGCTACCAGGTGTATGCGTGGTGGCCCCAGGGCACGAACCGGTCGCTTACCGCGCCGTACATCGTCTACTACAGCGGCGGTTCGCAGACGATCAACGTGAACCAGCAGATCAACGGGGGCAAGTGGAACCTGCTGACGACCCAGAGCATGGCCGCGGGGTCGAACCAGGTCAAGCTCTCGTGCTGGACGACCCTCGGCAAGGTCGTCATGGCCGACGCCGTCAGGTGGTACAAGCCCTAG
- a CDS encoding N-acetylmuramoyl-L-alanine amidase, with product MKGTRILLLLIGLTLAAASASAGPVVYLDADGNPAVVDSAAAVDALSAIKALAGGPQRFGLSSAVPRGTAVLDLVTEGVTTVVNFSNRLTSQGLDEARTQAIFEQVKNTLWYYGIEGDVVILVNGVQLADLLPPAPDIVPPFESGKAQAGYGVESLSGHTITLSPGHGIFWNGTGWYTQRPVYCAPLSQEDFHNLDYALYLTAFLEADGMVVKKVRCHDKAYGNYGAYEWWKMASPYWLQHTGYPCTVYGSYSGCTLGDGATEVNDDIRARPLASDYDGTDIYISLHTNGLNGDCYGGTCPSGTITYYDCGSEHKKWCTVSTNLANAVHDTLISTIHNEVGDSSWTNRGKSNSNGAYGEIRIPDRAAILIELAFHDTCENDAVKLRDPFWTSGAMWGIYKGVCTYFGTTPTWGFYSDEYVSDTIPAQLAPGETRQVSITLRNRGVNWNEDKSFRLGAVGDSDPFTAATRHAISGNVAPGQTYTWTFSLTAPTVEGNYVTDWQMVRDGVQWFGAAVTRSIQVGGAGDTEPPTVPANLSAAAVSSTRIDLTWTPSTDNSGVVSGYKVFRNGGYLDTTSSAGYSDTNCASNTTYTYAVSAFDGALNESAQSAPAQATTPAVTDFIIDNPQAAFTGTWLTGTSSVDKYGDNYNYISTSTGETGTAVWRPTVEIAGNYDVFCWYPQGANRTTAAPYIVYWDGGSQQVNVNQQAGGGQWVGLVAAKPFAAGTAGYLKLGNGTGEASLVVMADAARFTKVAGGDTQPPTVPTNLSATAVSGSQVNLAWTASTDNVGVAGYKIFRGGTQIGTSATNSYSDTTCAPNTTYTYTVSAYDAADNESAQSSPAQATTPGDTTPPVISGVSASAGAGNFTASWTTNEPATSQVEYGLTTSYGNLTTLDANLVTSHSMQVTGLARRTTYHYRVRSKDASGNEAISGDYTIKTK from the coding sequence TTGAAAGGCACACGCATCCTACTCCTGTTGATCGGCCTGACGCTTGCGGCCGCCTCGGCATCCGCGGGTCCCGTCGTGTACCTGGACGCAGACGGCAACCCCGCCGTGGTTGACAGCGCCGCCGCCGTGGACGCCCTGTCCGCGATCAAGGCCCTCGCCGGAGGTCCCCAGCGATTCGGACTCAGTTCGGCCGTGCCGAGAGGCACCGCCGTCCTGGACCTCGTGACCGAGGGCGTCACCACGGTCGTCAACTTCTCGAACCGCCTGACTTCCCAGGGTCTCGACGAGGCCCGTACTCAGGCGATCTTCGAGCAGGTCAAGAACACCCTCTGGTACTACGGCATCGAGGGCGACGTCGTCATCCTCGTCAACGGAGTCCAGCTCGCCGACCTGCTTCCCCCCGCGCCGGATATCGTACCGCCCTTCGAGTCGGGCAAGGCCCAGGCGGGCTACGGCGTCGAGTCGCTGTCCGGGCACACCATCACGCTCTCGCCCGGCCACGGCATCTTCTGGAACGGCACCGGATGGTACACTCAGCGGCCGGTCTACTGCGCCCCCCTGAGCCAGGAGGATTTCCATAACCTGGACTATGCCCTCTACCTCACGGCATTCCTGGAGGCAGACGGCATGGTGGTGAAGAAGGTGCGCTGCCACGACAAGGCGTACGGGAACTACGGCGCCTACGAGTGGTGGAAGATGGCCTCGCCGTACTGGCTCCAGCACACCGGGTACCCGTGCACGGTCTACGGCAGCTACAGTGGATGCACGCTCGGTGACGGCGCGACCGAGGTGAACGACGACATCCGCGCCAGGCCGCTCGCGTCCGACTACGACGGCACGGACATCTATATCTCCCTGCACACGAACGGCCTGAACGGCGACTGCTACGGGGGCACCTGCCCGTCCGGCACGATCACCTACTACGACTGCGGCTCCGAGCACAAGAAGTGGTGTACCGTCAGCACCAACCTCGCCAACGCCGTTCACGACACCTTGATATCAACGATTCACAACGAAGTCGGTGACTCGTCGTGGACGAACAGGGGCAAGTCGAACTCGAACGGGGCATACGGCGAAATCCGCATCCCTGACCGGGCAGCGATCCTGATCGAACTCGCGTTTCACGACACCTGCGAGAACGATGCCGTCAAGCTGCGCGACCCGTTCTGGACCTCCGGCGCGATGTGGGGAATCTACAAGGGCGTCTGCACCTACTTCGGAACAACGCCTACCTGGGGATTCTACTCCGACGAGTACGTGAGCGACACCATCCCCGCGCAACTGGCTCCGGGCGAGACCCGACAGGTCAGCATCACGCTGAGGAACAGGGGTGTCAACTGGAACGAAGACAAGTCGTTCAGGCTCGGCGCCGTCGGTGACTCGGATCCGTTCACGGCGGCCACCCGCCACGCCATCTCCGGCAACGTCGCTCCCGGCCAGACGTACACGTGGACGTTCAGCCTGACCGCGCCGACGGTCGAGGGGAACTACGTGACCGACTGGCAGATGGTTCGAGACGGCGTGCAGTGGTTCGGCGCCGCGGTCACTCGCAGCATACAGGTAGGAGGGGCCGGCGACACCGAGCCTCCCACCGTCCCGGCGAATCTCTCCGCCGCGGCGGTATCTTCGACGCGCATAGACCTGACCTGGACGCCCTCCACCGACAACAGCGGAGTCGTCTCGGGCTACAAGGTCTTCCGCAACGGCGGCTACCTGGACACCACGAGTTCCGCCGGCTACTCGGACACGAACTGCGCGTCGAACACGACCTATACCTATGCCGTGAGCGCTTTCGACGGAGCCTTGAACGAGAGCGCGCAGAGCGCGCCCGCGCAGGCGACCACCCCTGCGGTGACCGATTTCATCATTGACAACCCGCAGGCGGCGTTCACCGGCACATGGCTCACGGGCACGTCGTCCGTGGACAAGTACGGCGACAACTACAACTACATCAGCACGTCCACCGGCGAGACCGGCACGGCCGTCTGGCGCCCTACGGTAGAGATCGCCGGAAACTACGATGTCTTCTGCTGGTACCCGCAGGGAGCTAACCGCACTACGGCCGCTCCCTACATAGTCTACTGGGACGGCGGAAGCCAACAGGTCAACGTCAACCAGCAGGCCGGCGGCGGCCAGTGGGTCGGCCTCGTCGCGGCCAAGCCGTTCGCCGCGGGCACTGCCGGATACCTGAAGCTCGGGAACGGTACCGGCGAGGCCAGCTTGGTGGTCATGGCCGATGCGGCCCGGTTCACGAAGGTCGCCGGCGGAGACACCCAGCCGCCCACCGTGCCGACGAACCTGAGCGCGACGGCAGTATCGGGCAGCCAGGTCAACCTGGCGTGGACGGCCTCGACCGACAACGTCGGCGTGGCGGGGTACAAGATCTTCCGCGGCGGCACGCAGATCGGCACCAGCGCGACCAACAGCTACTCGGACACGACCTGTGCGCCGAACACGACCTACACCTACACGGTGAGCGCGTACGACGCGGCGGACAACGAGTCGGCTCAGAGCAGTCCCGCTCAGGCGACCACCCCTGGCGACACTACGCCGCCGGTGATCTCGGGCGTGTCTGCGAGCGCCGGAGCCGGGAACTTCACCGCGAGTTGGACGACCAATGAGCCCGCTACCAGCCAGGTCGAGTACGGGCTGACGACATCCTACGGAAACCTGACGACGCTCGACGCGAACCTGGTCACCAGCCACTCCATGCAGGTGACCGGTCTGGCGCGCAGGACGACCTATCACTACAGGGTGAGGTCGAAGGACGCATCGGGCAACGAGGCGATATCCGGAGACTACACCATCAAGACGAAGTAA
- a CDS encoding glycoside hydrolase family 3 C-terminal domain-containing protein — translation MDIREKIGQMLMFGWQGQTEHDNQNLCTHSKILTDDFKVGGIILLGRNVRGPEQIASTLNELQGRSDIPMFIAADQEGGLITRMKHPFTTFPGNMALGATRSAEFARECAGAIARELAAVGVNTNFAPCVDVNNNPLNPIIGIRSYGESPEMVSELGAAAVEGFQSNGIMACAKHFPGHGDTSTDTHLSMPSIPYQRKRLNKVELAPFRACIKAGVAMVMSTHIVFTALDPSMPATLSPAVLTGLLRKHMGFGGLIVTDCMEMKAVTANYGVGEASVLAVKAGTDILLASHTLEAQAQIRTALLKAVESGEISEERIEESVARIMAVKSEYGLDQRRTTDISTVRESVGTETNRSLEREIAESSVTVLRNDGAVLPLKLMKTDQVLVAGLHPATEQFAAALRKYHPNTRLARISNEPTEKELAAVRELIKQSKVVILTTCQSEPWTRELVRPDPKSETGNGRPAVIIAAREPYDLCHYPDAKASVATYGYPDATVQAAADMLFGRIQPVGKLPVSIPGYAKFGFGLEKL, via the coding sequence TTGGACATCAGGGAGAAGATCGGCCAGATGCTCATGTTCGGCTGGCAGGGACAGACCGAGCACGACAACCAGAATCTGTGCACCCATTCCAAGATCCTGACGGACGACTTCAAGGTCGGAGGCATAATCCTGCTCGGCCGAAACGTTCGCGGGCCCGAGCAGATCGCATCCACCCTGAACGAGCTTCAGGGGCGCTCGGACATTCCGATGTTCATCGCGGCGGACCAAGAGGGCGGCCTCATCACCCGGATGAAGCACCCCTTCACGACGTTCCCGGGCAACATGGCGCTGGGGGCGACGCGCTCCGCCGAGTTCGCGCGGGAATGCGCCGGGGCGATCGCGCGCGAGTTGGCCGCCGTCGGCGTGAACACAAACTTCGCGCCGTGCGTGGACGTCAACAACAACCCGCTGAACCCGATCATCGGCATCAGGTCGTACGGCGAGTCGCCCGAGATGGTGTCCGAACTCGGGGCGGCGGCGGTCGAGGGCTTCCAGTCCAACGGGATCATGGCCTGCGCGAAGCATTTCCCCGGCCACGGCGACACGTCCACCGACACGCACCTCTCGATGCCGAGCATACCGTATCAGCGCAAACGGCTGAACAAGGTCGAGCTGGCCCCGTTCAGGGCGTGCATCAAGGCCGGAGTCGCGATGGTCATGAGCACGCACATAGTCTTCACCGCGCTCGACCCCAGCATGCCGGCGACGCTCTCTCCGGCCGTTCTGACCGGCCTCCTCCGAAAGCACATGGGGTTCGGCGGCCTGATCGTTACCGACTGCATGGAGATGAAGGCGGTCACCGCCAACTACGGCGTCGGGGAAGCGTCGGTGCTCGCCGTGAAGGCCGGGACCGACATTCTGCTCGCGAGCCACACATTGGAGGCGCAGGCGCAGATCCGCACCGCTCTTCTGAAGGCGGTCGAGTCCGGCGAGATATCCGAAGAGCGCATCGAGGAGTCGGTCGCGCGCATTATGGCCGTCAAGAGCGAGTACGGGCTCGATCAGCGGCGGACAACGGACATCTCCACGGTCAGAGAATCGGTCGGGACGGAGACCAACCGAAGCCTCGAGCGCGAGATCGCCGAGAGTTCGGTCACCGTGCTGAGGAACGACGGGGCGGTCCTCCCGCTCAAGCTCATGAAGACCGACCAGGTCCTGGTGGCGGGGCTGCATCCCGCGACCGAGCAGTTCGCCGCCGCGCTCAGGAAGTACCATCCCAACACCAGGCTTGCCCGGATCAGCAACGAGCCGACGGAGAAGGAACTCGCGGCGGTCAGGGAGCTGATCAAGCAGTCGAAGGTCGTCATCCTCACCACCTGCCAGTCCGAACCGTGGACCAGGGAACTGGTGCGGCCGGACCCGAAGTCCGAGACCGGGAACGGAAGGCCGGCGGTGATCATCGCCGCGCGGGAGCCATACGACCTCTGCCACTACCCCGACGCCAAGGCCAGCGTGGCGACCTACGGTTACCCGGACGCGACAGTTCAGGCCGCGGCGGACATGCTTTTCGGCAGGATACAACCTGTCGGCAAGCTGCCCGTCTCGATTCCGGGATACGCGAAGTTCGGTTTCGGGCTGGAGAAGCTGTAG
- a CDS encoding M55 family metallopeptidase gives MKVFVSVDMEGISGVVNWEQTSAGNPSYEDARALMAGELRAAVEGLYDGGATEILVNDSHANGRNIKIAEADPRVRLITGGGSPLSMMQGIDETFDAAVFVGYHAGAGTAAVLSHTYNGTIYSAKLNSRLVGEITINAAVAGYFGVPVVMVTGDSTACREALSSLGPVEAVAVKEPITRYAADCLHPEAARERIRTAAAGLFDRLPEFEPFSLEPPIRFELAFTNTGLADAAGIMPGAVREDATTIGYASDDFLGAYRGFLTMTRLAGAER, from the coding sequence GTGAAGGTGTTCGTTTCCGTTGACATGGAAGGCATCAGCGGCGTAGTGAACTGGGAACAGACCTCGGCGGGCAACCCGTCATACGAGGACGCCCGCGCTCTGATGGCCGGGGAACTCCGCGCGGCGGTGGAAGGTCTCTACGACGGCGGCGCGACCGAGATTCTCGTCAACGACTCGCACGCGAACGGGCGCAACATCAAGATCGCGGAGGCCGACCCGAGGGTCCGCCTGATAACGGGCGGAGGGTCTCCGCTCTCGATGATGCAGGGAATTGACGAGACGTTCGACGCGGCGGTCTTCGTGGGATATCACGCGGGAGCCGGGACGGCGGCGGTCCTGAGCCACACGTACAACGGGACGATCTATTCGGCGAAACTCAACTCGCGCCTGGTGGGCGAGATCACGATAAACGCGGCGGTGGCGGGATACTTCGGCGTGCCGGTGGTGATGGTGACCGGCGATTCCACCGCGTGCAGGGAGGCGCTGTCGAGCCTCGGCCCGGTCGAAGCGGTCGCGGTCAAGGAGCCTATCACGAGGTACGCGGCCGACTGCCTTCACCCGGAGGCCGCGAGGGAGCGGATCAGGACGGCGGCGGCTGGACTGTTCGACAGGCTGCCGGAGTTCGAGCCGTTCAGCCTGGAACCGCCTATAAGATTTGAACTGGCATTCACGAACACCGGGCTCGCGGACGCGGCCGGGATCATGCCGGGGGCGGTCAGGGAAGACGCGACGACCATCGGCTACGCTTCGGACGATTTCCTGGGAGCGTACCGCGGGTTCCTGACGATGACGAGACTCGCCGGCGCAGAGAGGTAA
- a CDS encoding ABC transporter ATP-binding protein yields the protein MRSTGSKHVLIVDQLRKQYKTTLAVDGISFTVADGEILGLLGPNGAGKTTILRSIAGIIRPTSGRIEVAGHDLAKDETGAKKNLAFVPETPNPYEMLTVHEHLRFIAMAYDTLDKFEERANSLLEKFDLDEKKNELVATLSKGMKQKLAVACAFIHDAQVVLFDEPLIGVDPKGARELKNMMLEAKAAGCSILVSTHMLDTAERLCDRILIIDRGHVVTEGTLGELHERAQMRSDATLEDVFLKLTEEAEQVETPAVP from the coding sequence ATGCGCTCGACAGGGAGCAAGCACGTGCTGATCGTAGACCAGTTGAGGAAGCAGTACAAGACCACGCTCGCCGTGGACGGCATCAGTTTCACCGTCGCCGACGGTGAGATCCTCGGGCTGCTCGGCCCGAACGGCGCTGGGAAGACGACCATCCTGCGCTCCATCGCCGGCATAATCCGGCCTACCTCCGGGCGCATCGAAGTCGCCGGGCACGACCTGGCGAAGGACGAGACCGGCGCGAAGAAGAACCTCGCGTTCGTCCCCGAGACGCCGAACCCTTACGAGATGCTCACCGTCCACGAGCACCTCAGATTCATCGCGATGGCCTACGACACCCTCGACAAGTTCGAAGAGAGAGCGAACTCTCTGCTCGAGAAGTTCGACCTCGACGAGAAGAAGAATGAGCTTGTGGCGACGCTCTCGAAGGGCATGAAGCAGAAGCTCGCGGTGGCATGCGCATTCATCCACGACGCCCAGGTGGTCCTTTTCGACGAGCCGCTGATCGGCGTCGACCCCAAGGGCGCGCGCGAGTTGAAGAACATGATGCTCGAGGCGAAGGCGGCCGGGTGCTCGATCCTGGTCAGCACGCACATGCTCGACACGGCTGAGCGGCTCTGCGACCGGATACTTATCATTGACCGGGGGCACGTCGTGACCGAGGGCACACTCGGCGAGCTGCACGAGCGCGCTCAGATGCGCTCCGACGCGACACTGGAAGACGTATTCCTCAAGCTCACCGAAGAGGCCGAACAAGTTGAGACCCCTGCTGTACCTTGA